The sequence below is a genomic window from Streptomyces sp. B21-105.
CCGCACGCCGGCAGATCGTCGAGGCGTGGCTGTCCTCCTACGCCGCCTCGACCGGCGCCGACACCACCCCGGGCGACCTGGCCGAGGCGGTCGCCGCCGAACTCTGCCCCGGCCTGACCCGCTACGACCGCGACGCGCGGCTGACCGCGACGGTCGACGGGCTGCTCGGGGTCCACCCCCGCATCGTCGCCGGGGCCCTGCCCGTCCGCGTCGACGAGTTCCTCGCCCGCACGCACGCGTTCCGCACCCACGACGTCCCCGGCCACCGCGCCTACCAGCGCCGCCGCACCGAGCTGGTGGCGGCCGAACACGCCCGGCTCCGCCTGGACGAGTACCGGCCGCGGATCATGTCCGCGTTCGTCCGCAGCAGGCTCATCGACGAGGTCTACCTCCCGCTGATCGGGGACAGCCTGGCCAAGCAGCTCGGCGCCACCGGCGCGGCCAAGCGCACCGACACCGGCGGCCTGCTCCTGCTCGTCTCCCCGCCCGGCTACGGCAAGACGACCCTCATGGAGTACGTCGCCGACCGCCTCGGCCTGATGCTGGTGAAGATCAACGGCCCCGCCCTCGGCCGGTCCGTCACCTCGCTCGACCCGGCCGAGGCGCCGAACGCCACCGCCCGCCAGGAGGTCGAGAAGATCAACTTCGCGCTGGCGGCGGGCAACAACACCCTGCTGCACCTGGACGACATCCAGCACACGTCGCCCGAACTGCTGCAGAAGTTCATCCCGTTGTGCGACGCCACCCGCCGCGTCGAGGGCGTCCTCAACGGTGAGCCCCGCACCTACGACCTCCGCGGCAAACGCTTCGCCGTCTGCATGGCCGGCAACCCCTACACCGAGTCCGGCGCGCGCTTCCGAGTCCCCGACATGCTCGCCAACCGAGCCGACGTCCGTAACCTCGGCGAGGTCCTCACCGACAAGCAGGACCACTTCGCGTTCAGCTTCGTCGAGAACGCCCTCACCTCGAACCCGGTCCTGGCCCCGCTCGCCGGCCGTGACCGCGCCGACCTGGAGCTGCTGGTGCGCCTGGCGGGCGGTGACTCCACGGCCCGCGCCGACCGGCTCATCCACCCGTACGCCCCGGCCGAGCTGGAGCGGATCCTGGCCGTCCTGCGCCACCTGCTCACCGCCCGCGACACCGTCCTGGCGGTGAACCACGCCTACATCGCCTCGGCGGCGCAGTCCGACGACGCCCGCACCGAACCGCCCTTCCGGCTCCAGGGCTCGTACCGCGACATGAACAAGATCGCCCAGCGGGTCCAGCCGGTCATGAACGACGCCGAACTGGCCGCGCTGATCGAGGACCACTACACGACCGAGGCCCGGACCCTCACCACGGGCGCCGAGGCGAACCTGCTCAAACTGGCCGAACTGCGCGGCGCGCTCACCCCCGAACAGGCCGCCCGCTGGGCGGACGTCAAGGCCGCGTGCGTGCGCACCCGAACGCTCGGCGGACCGCAGGACGACCAGCTCACGCGCGCGATCGCGGTCCTCGGCCTCCTCGCGGACCGGATCGCCGCCGTCGAGTCCGCCATCACCCGAGCCGCCGGGACCTGACCGACGGCCGTCCCGTCACCCGACCCGCGGCGACGCCCGAAGGGCTCACTGAGCCCAGTAGTCGCGGGTGGGCAGTTCTACCCACAGATCGGGAGGTCCGACGACGCCGCGCGGGTCGGCCGGACGCAGTCCCGCGAAGGCGCAGGAGTACGCCACGGGGTTGAGGCGGTAGAGGTACGAGGCCAGCACGTCCTCGGCGCTGTCGTTCTCCCGGGGTCCGCCGCCCGGGTGCAGGTCCCAGCCTTCGACGGCGCCGTGACGGGCGATGCTGCCCTGGTTGCCGCTCTTGGGATTGGCGTACAGGCCGTAACAGACCGTGCCGGCGGACAACCGGGTCAGCACGCCGGGCATCTGCGGCGCGTGCCCCCAGGGCTGGGTCACGACGCAGCCGCCCGGCACGGACGTCACGCCGACGATGTGCAGGCTCTCGTCCATGTCGAACGCCAACGGGTCTTCGAGCAGCTCCTCGACGAGGTCGCCGTCCGCCGGCGCGGCCTCGAGACGGCGCACCGCCTCGGCCGCGTCGATACCGGCCACGCATGCCAGCCCCAGGCCGTCGTAGGAGAACGTGCCCAGGGCCGTGGTGAGCCGGGCGGCCTCGTCGGACGCCGTACGCTCCGTGTCGGTCAGGCGCACCCCCTGCGGCGCCGGGAACAGGTCCGGCGTCGGTCCGGCCAGGCTCAGCCGCCCGGGGGACCAGCCGCCGATCGACGGCCGCCAGGGATCGGCGCCGGCATCGGCGAGGGCGCGTGCGTGGTCCGGGTTCCTGGACACGACGGCTTCCCAGAGCGCCGTCACCCCGTTCTCCAGCGCGTCCACGTCCGCGATCCGGCCGGCCAACTCGGCCACGACCTCAGGGGATCCGAACACCGCCGCGCGATGCAGCGGCCGGCCGCCGCTCCACTGCTCCGGGTCGGCGCCCTCGTCGAGGCGCCGGCGGATGTCGTCGACGTCCGTCCAGTCCCAGCCCATGCCGGCCCAGCCGTCACCCGCTGTCATCGATCCCCCTCGATCCGAGCCCCGGACAGGGCATACGCGGCTCGTGCCAGCGTAGTCGAGGGGTTTCGAGCGGCGTTTCGCAGGCGGTCGGGCGGGCGGTGTCCGAGGCGGGCGGGACGGCGTCGGCCGTGGCGGCGGTGTTCTCACACCGCGGCGATGCCCTCCATGCCGGACTCGGCGAAGGGGGGCAGTCCGGTGACCGTGGTGACCTTGGTGAGGGAGCCGTTCGCGCCGATGCGGAAGCCGTCGACGGTGCCGGAGGTGCCGTTCTGCACGTACAGGAACTTCTCGTCCTGAGTCACCGCCAGGTCGATGACGCCCTGGGACATGGCCGACGGCGGTGTGGCGATGCCGATCTCGTTGGTGAGGGCGAGCCTGCCGTGCCGGTCGGTGCGGTAGCCGGTGACGGTCGAGTTGCCGGTGTTGCCGCCGTAGAAGAAGTCACCGGCGCGCTCCAGCCAGCACAGGGTGTTCTGACCGTTGGGCAACGGCTCCTGGACGACCTTGAGGCCGCCGTCGGCGAGCACCTTGTACGTGCTGACCGTCGACTTCTCGGCTTCGGCGACCAGCATCCGGCCCGCCTTGTCGAAGGTGATCGCGAACGGCACGCCGCCGGCCGAGCGGTTGACCTTCGCCCGGTGTGCGGGGCGTCCGTCACGGTGTATCGGGAACACCTCGATGGTGTTGGCCGACTTCGTGGTGACGACCAACTCCCGGCCGCCCGGCGTGAACGCGACCTGGCCGGGCGAGCTGCTGAACAACGGCACCTTGTCGTTCTTCAGTCCCAGGGAGCGGTAGGAACCGCTCAGCGGGACGAGTCCGCCCGCGGTGATCCTGAAGCCCTGGACGCTGCCCGCGCCGCCCGCGTTCATGACGTAGGCGAGGTTGCCGGACACCGCGACGGACGACGGGAAGTCACCGCCGGAGCGCACCACCCGACGGTTCGTCAGTTTCTGTCCCTCGACCCGGAACGAGGTCACGGTTCCGCTGCCCGCGTTGACCGCCAGCAGCAGGTGCGAGCCGCGGTCGTAGACCAGTGAGCCCTGGGAGGCGAGGGAGTCGGTGGGCGCGTCGACCTGGTCGCCGCCCTTGCCGCCGGTCGCGTAACTGCCCGCGGCGGTGAGCTTTCCGTCGTCGCCGCGCCGGAACACGCGGATGGTGTTCCCGGCGAGTTCGTTGCCCTGCACGAAGACGGCGTGGTCGGCTCCCGCCCGGGCGCTCTTCGTCGTCGCGGTCGCGCCTTCGTGTGTGCGGGGGGCTTCGCCCGCCGAGGCGATGGCCACCGTGGTCGCGACGGCCGCCGATGCGAGGATGCCGGCCCCGGCGACGGTCATCCGGACCTGCGACTTCGACCTGCGCCTGGTGTGCCTGCTCACGTCTGACTCCTCGTCACCCCGCCGCCACCGCCGGTCGGTGACGTGCAGAGCCAGAGTCGCCTGTGGGGCGGGTGGGCCGCGCGTGTTCCGGCTCCGCGTCAGCTTCTCGTAAGAACTTCCGTTTCCCGGGAGCGGCTGGTCGGTCCGGCAAGCGTCCTTGACCGTCGTGGCGGTTATGGCCGGAAAGCGTCCAGAAAACGGGAACATTGAAGTTTCACGTACGCGGGCCGCCGTGCCTGCCACTGCCGGGCGTATCGACGGCAGTGGTACGTACGCGAGTCGTCCCAAAACCCCGCGCTCGTCGGATCGCTCCGATTGCCGCACAGTGGAGCCCGTGCCGTACCGATGACCTGGCAGGACGGCTGCTGAGGGCGATCGGCCCCCGACCGCCGCACTCCTGTCGGGCCGCGCCACCGTCGACCGAGAGAGTGGGCATGTCCACCGAACCCCCGGATCGCCCACGGTCTGATACTCGGTATCAAACTGAGTCTTTGCTGTAGCCTTCAGGTATGTCCGAGAGCGCCCGCACCGCCGACAAGTCCGCATCCAAGCCGCCCGGTCTGCGCGAGCGTATGCGTGCGACGGTCCGGGCCGAGGTGGTCGAGGTGGCCCACCGGCTCTTCACCGAGCAGGGGTTCGACCGGACGACCGTCGACCAGATCGCCACCGAGGTGGGTCTCTCCCGAGCCAGCCTGTTCCGCTACTTCGGCACCAAGGAAGACATCGTCCTGGTGCGCCTGGGGGAATCCGGCCGTCAGATCGCCGAGGCGCTGGCGGCCCGCCCCGGCGACGAGCAGCCCTGGGAGGCGCTGCGCCGGTCCTTCGACGCCCTCGGACAGGGGAACGACACGACGCCCGAGCAGGTGCTCGCCTATCTGCGCATGCTGCAGGAGACGCCGTCGCTGCGCGCCCGGCACTACGAGAAGCAGCTGGGCTGGCAGGAGCTGCTGGTGCCGGAGGTGGCCCGGCGGCTGGGCGCCGACCCCGGTGACCGGGAGGACACCCGGTCGAACGCCCTGGCCGCCGCCGCGCTCGCCTGCCTGGACGCGGCCGCCACCGCCTGGGTGGCGTGCGACGGCACGGTGCCGTTGCCCACGCTGCTCGACCGGGCCATGGACGCGCTGAAGTAACCGCTGAAGGTAGGTCTCCCACTGTCGCCCGAGGGCGGCGTCCCTTCGCCGGGATGCCGCCCTCGGGGGTGTCTGTGCCGTCGACTGTCGGCCCTGGTGGGTGGCCGCCGAAGACGACGAGCTCGGTCGCGTCCGGGTACTTGCAGCCCGACGGGCCGTCGTCCTGCGCGCAGTCCACGCCGTCCAGCTCGGCGACCTGGCGCGCCGTGCCGGTGGCCGGGTCCAGCTCCAGCACGCCCTGCGGGCCGAGCCGGTCCCGCAGCCGTCGTACGCCGGGCCGCAGTTCGGCCGGGGTCGCCCGGGCATCGCGCCGCACCAGCGTCTGCTGAGAGGGCACGGGCGGCACACCGCCGGCCGCCGGTGAGTCGGCGCCGAGCCGGGGCTGGTCCGCGGGGCCGTCCGGGGCCGCGCCCGCTGTGCCGGGCAGAAGGGTGACGGTCAGCGCAAGGCCGGCCGTCGCCGTGAATTATGGTCGCGCGCGTACTGCGCGACGAGGCTCTCGCCATTTCCTTCGTGCCTCATGGGGGGGAGGATGCCAACGACTGTGTGACGCAGTCGAGTTGTGTGCCGTCAACCTGTCGGCGCCGCCTGCCCGGAAACGTGTAACGGGGCCGGGGGTGAGGACCTGCCGACGGCCGGTGTGCCGTTCCGTGCCGCATCAACCGTGTCAGCTTCACTCCTGAGCGCCGGAACGGCGACCGGCCGTCGACTCGGCCCCGAGATAATCATTGCACAATGCAAAATAGGAGTGCCAGTCCGTCAGGCACTCTTGACGCAGTGTCAGGGGAGGCTTCGCCGGCGCCGAGGCGGACGAACGGCACGGTCCGGCCCGATCGGGCAGCGGCCGCCCGGGGCGTCGGCGGTGGAGCGGCACTTGCTGATGTCGGCAATTCGTGAGGTCGTCGCGGCTGGAGTCGGCGACTCGGTTTCTCGACGCGGGTTCAGGGGCGCCGGTGTCGCACGGGAGGATGGGTCGCATGGTCTCGACGAGTGGGTGGATGCGGTGCGCCGAGGCCCGGCCGGCACGGCATCGTCCAGCTCGTCCTGAGCCACCGCCACGGCATACGCGTCCACGGCCTCCAGTGCCGCTTCGAGAGCCGCTCGCGCCTGAAGCACCCGCTCCGGCAGCGCCTCGGCGAACACCGACCCGCCCGTCCGGGCCTTCTCCCGACAGTCGCGCTGCACGGCAACCGGTGAATTGAAGAACTCTTCAAGACCGGAAGCCGAGGCCCTCCTCGTGGCCCGCTCGTCGATGGAGGCCGCGTGGCCGGTAGGGGGCGCGCACGCGCCCTGGGCTGCCGCGTGCGGCGACCTGCGTCATGTCGCGTGAGCCGCGAGAACCGGCCTCACTTCTGGGCGTCGTGACGCTCACGCGCCGCCTGCACCTCGGCGATGTGCTTCTCCGCCCAAAGGCCCAGTGCCTGGAGCGGGGTGTGCAGGGTGTGTCCCAGCGCGGTCAACTCGTATTCGACCCTGGGCGGCACCTCGGCGTACACGTGGCGGGTGACGAGTCCGTCGCGTTCCAGCTCCCGGAGTGTCTCGGTGAGGACTTTCGCGCTGATGCCGTCGACGGTGTCGCGCAGGTCGCGGAAGCGCAGGCGTCCGGGACTGAGGGCGATGACCACCATGGCCGTCCACTTGTTGGCGATACGGGCGAGTGAGGTGCGGGACGGGCAGGTGGCCGTCATGACATCGAAGGCCGGATGCTGCGGCATGCGCCACATCCCCTCATCGGTCACGTCGAGGCGACTGGTTGCTGATGGTGAGCTCTCCGTGCGCCGCCGGCAGAGGCCGGCAGGGGCCCGGCAGGTGTTCTCTGGGGTCGCCGCGCTCAGCCTAGAGGTATCCATTCCATGGAAGCAACTTCTTGGGATTCATGTTCTGTGTATGCTGTTCGGCGGACGCTGGGAAGAACACTCGTCCGCTCCGGAGGACGAAGCCCCTCGGACGACACGCTGAGGAGGGAGAAGCGATGGCGCACGACGAGGTGACGGGCGGGGAGCCGTCGGCCGGGGTTCCGGGCGCACGAGGTGCTGACGCGGCGGAGCCGCCCCTGTCCGTCCAGGTGCACGGGGCGAAGGTCCACAACCTGAAGAACATCGACGTGACGGTGCCGCTGCGCCGACTCGTCGCGGTGGCGGGGGTGTCCGGCTCCGGGAAGTCGTCGCTGGCGATGGGAGTGCTGTACGCGGAGGGCTCACGGCGCTACATCGAGGCGCTGTCCACATACACCCGCCGGCGTATGGCGCAGGCCCCGCGTGCGGCGGTGGACAGCGTCGAGCACGTGCCCGCGGCCCTCGCCCTGCGGCAGCGGCCCGGCGTGCCCGGGGTGCGCAGCACGTTCGGCACCTCGACCGAACTGCTCAACGTGCTGCGTCTGCTGTTCTCCCGACTGGGATCACACCTGTGCCCCAAGGGTCACCGGCAGGACCCGACGATCGACGTGGCCGCCGGACTGGACCTGACCTGCCCGGTGTGCGAGGTGACGTTCTACCCGCCCGGCGCTCAGTCGCTGGCCTTCAACTCCGACGGCGCGTGCCCGCGGTGCACCGGTACCGGCACGGTCCGGGAAGTCGACGAAGCGGCTCTCGTCCCCGATCCGCGACGCACCATCGCCGAGGGGGCGGTGGCCCCGTGGTCGATGTTCGGGCTGACGGTGATGCCGCAGGTCGTCGCCGAGCTCGGGGTGCGCACCGATGTGCCGTACGCGGAACTGACCGCACGCGAGCGGGAGATCGTCCTGCACGGCCCCGCGGAGCAGCGGCACATCAGCGTCCGGTCCAAGAACGGCAAGTTCTTCGAGCTGGACTTCACCTACCGCAACGCCCGCCGCGCCGTCGAGGAGGCTCTGAACAACGCCACCACCGAACGCGGACTGAACCGGGTGAACAGGTTCGTCAGCGCCCAGGTGTGCCCGACCTGCCACGGCGCCCGGCTCAGCGAGCAGGCCCGCGCCACCCTCGTCGACGGAGTCGACCTCGCCGAAGCCACCGCGAAGACCCTCGACGAACTCACCGCCTGGGCCCCCACCCTCGTGGACGCCCTGCCGTCCGAGATGCACCCCATGGCGCGGAACATCGTCGCCACCCTGCTGGAGACCGCTCGCCGCCTGGTCGAACTCGGCCTCGGCTACCTCGCGCTGGACCGGGCGAGCTCGACCCTGTCGACGGGCGAGCGCCAACGCGTTCAACTGGCCCGCGCCGTACGCAACCGGACCACCGGCGTGCTCTACGTCCTCGA
It includes:
- a CDS encoding ankyrin repeat domain-containing protein, with protein sequence MTAGDGWAGMGWDWTDVDDIRRRLDEGADPEQWSGGRPLHRAAVFGSPEVVAELAGRIADVDALENGVTALWEAVVSRNPDHARALADAGADPWRPSIGGWSPGRLSLAGPTPDLFPAPQGVRLTDTERTASDEAARLTTALGTFSYDGLGLACVAGIDAAEAVRRLEAAPADGDLVEELLEDPLAFDMDESLHIVGVTSVPGGCVVTQPWGHAPQMPGVLTRLSAGTVCYGLYANPKSGNQGSIARHGAVEGWDLHPGGGPRENDSAEDVLASYLYRLNPVAYSCAFAGLRPADPRGVVGPPDLWVELPTRDYWAQ
- a CDS encoding lactonase family protein; this encodes MSRHTRRRSKSQVRMTVAGAGILASAAVATTVAIASAGEAPRTHEGATATTKSARAGADHAVFVQGNELAGNTIRVFRRGDDGKLTAAGSYATGGKGGDQVDAPTDSLASQGSLVYDRGSHLLLAVNAGSGTVTSFRVEGQKLTNRRVVRSGGDFPSSVAVSGNLAYVMNAGGAGSVQGFRITAGGLVPLSGSYRSLGLKNDKVPLFSSSPGQVAFTPGGRELVVTTKSANTIEVFPIHRDGRPAHRAKVNRSAGGVPFAITFDKAGRMLVAEAEKSTVSTYKVLADGGLKVVQEPLPNGQNTLCWLERAGDFFYGGNTGNSTVTGYRTDRHGRLALTNEIGIATPPSAMSQGVIDLAVTQDEKFLYVQNGTSGTVDGFRIGANGSLTKVTTVTGLPPFAESGMEGIAAV
- a CDS encoding TetR family transcriptional regulator, which translates into the protein MSESARTADKSASKPPGLRERMRATVRAEVVEVAHRLFTEQGFDRTTVDQIATEVGLSRASLFRYFGTKEDIVLVRLGESGRQIAEALAARPGDEQPWEALRRSFDALGQGNDTTPEQVLAYLRMLQETPSLRARHYEKQLGWQELLVPEVARRLGADPGDREDTRSNALAAAALACLDAAATAWVACDGTVPLPTLLDRAMDALK
- a CDS encoding winged helix-turn-helix transcriptional regulator; the protein is MPQHPAFDVMTATCPSRTSLARIANKWTAMVVIALSPGRLRFRDLRDTVDGISAKVLTETLRELERDGLVTRHVYAEVPPRVEYELTALGHTLHTPLQALGLWAEKHIAEVQAARERHDAQK